The genomic stretch TAACCATTATGAATATCAAGGCTCCCTCAAGTTCTGCCTTTTGATTAGGCAAAGCAAATAACCAACAATGTGATTCCAGTAGCACCTGCAAAGCCCACTGCTGCCCAAGTAAAGCCCGAGCAACCTGGAATTCCACAGTTAGGGAGGCTTTAATTTACCTATGACAGAGTCCAGTggaaaatgtaccactctggggAAATTTGAAACCCCCTCAGAGGGTTGAAAGCCTTGATAGGACCCAAACTGGCATTAGGAGCCTGGAAATCTGGGCTTTCACTTTCCAGCCCTGACTCTTCTGATTACAGTCTGAAAGCTCTAGTCATTAGCAtctcataaaagaagaaaagggcttccctggtggcgcagtggttgcgagtccgcctgccgattcaggggacacgggttcgtgccccggtccgggaaaatctcgcatgccgcggagcagctgggcccgtgagccatggccgctgagcctgcgcgtccagagcctgtgctccgcaacgggagaggccacaacagtgagaggcccgcgtaccacaaaaaaaaaaaaagacttagaatGGTTGCTCCACATGTGTCaggctgttgtgaagatcaaattagATAACGCACATGTGAGTCTTTTGCAAACCATGGAAGATACCTTATTAGCAGTTTTTTATACCTCAGAATGAATTGCTTATGAGAACCTTTCCTAACGAGGATTTAAtggtggaagaaggaagaaggaattgaGTGGGTACCTGCTGGGAAGGAACAAGCAGATAAAAGAACAAGTGCTCAGGAAGAGACAGACAGGATTTGCCCAGGACTGACAGCCTGCCCTTACATTTTTCTAAAGGTTTTATAATCTATTGATCTAAACAGGCCTCCTTCATGATCTTgagcttctatttttattaattacctAAAAGTGTTTTGCTGGACCATATATTAGATGTGAGAACTGAAACCTAATCATTAATGATGGCTCTTGCTTTTCAGGATTTTAGAATAGCAGGATTCAAAGCAGAAAGGAAGGGATTAAGGAGTTGCCTGGGCTGGACTGCCACCATCTGTGCTTCACTTTGGGGAAAGCAATTCGACTTCCTCTCTTCCCAGCCTCTTCTAATGCTATGAAGTTccaaaataatgccttttgccaGGGATagacttgcctttttattttaatatctaattatttttatatctgccAAGGGGAGTTCCACTGTAAGTCTATAAAGGAGAGAgcacaaattatatataaaaattgttaCTTAAGAATGGCACTGAGTACTAAATATGATTCATGTAGGTTGTGGCCCTAGAAAACTATCGAGCACCATGCATATCTTGATCTATGTGAATGGCCCCCTCTTCAGTTTTGCAGCGTGCAATCTACCCAACTATACCCAGTGGCCCTGGTGTTGGTTGTCTTTTTAATTTGTCATCTTtgatatagaaaaaattaaaaaagaatgccCATTCCCCCAGCGGTGTGAGTGATTGGTTGCTAAAGGCTAGGTTTTCTGACTCTTCCCATCTGCTGATTGCTGAACCCAGACCAGCTCCCACCGGCTGAGGATCTACGAGCGAGAGGACTACCGAGGCCAGATGGTGGAGCTCACGGAAGACTGCTCCTCGCTCCGCGACCGCTTCCACTTCAATGAGGTCCGCTCCCTCCACGTGCTGGAGGGCTGGTGGGTCCTCTATGAAATGCCCAACTACCGGGGGCGGCAGTACCTACTGAGGCCGGGGGACTACAGGCACTACCACGACTGGGGGGCCCTGGATGCCAGAGTGGGCTCCTTGAGGACGGCCGTGGATttctactgaaatatttttactctatccttttttccatctgaaagctaataaaatatttcctgtgtGTTTGATGCAGTAACGTGgtcctcttttcctttcagaCTCCTTGGAAGGGCTCAGCAAAAATAAAACTGGGAATAATGTGGATTTTCTTACAAGTGTTAGTGGAAAGGGTGGTGTGGGGTAGCAGTTGAGaggacaggctctggagccagaatgcCTGGGTCCACATCCACTTACTAGCTTTAGGTGGTCGGCAAGTTACTTAgcatttctgtgcctcagtttcctaatttgtaaaagtCGGTGTAGTAGTACTCTTCGTTTCATAAGTTTGTagtgtggattaaatgagttattattttaaaatcacttacaCATTTTAGCTTTGCATATCGTATAATAGTTTCTAGGCAACTGTTCTGTAAGCTTGCTGGTGAAACAGCTGGTCACCTTTTTAGTACCCTTTTCTTAGGAGAATTCCCTTTTGGAGTTTGCATTCAGTAAGACGGCTAAGTGAAATTACAGAGGGAGACAGAGTTAGATAGAGACAGATGTGTCTGACACATTTTCGGTGTGAATACATGTGACTGCCTGAATAGATTTACTAATATATGCATATCCAGAGCACAAGTATAAGAATCAAGTGCCACCTTAATGAACAGCCCAAAGGACTCTTCCAAACATTTTTCTACTTAAGGGATGTACAAAGCATTCAGGTAATGTGCACAGATAAAAATGAGCACAGTGCGACAGAAGTAAAGACATAAGGTACGTGATCAGGAAAATAACATACAATCATGCAAAGTTCTTAAATCTACTATTGGCTATGCTGATACTGTCACCAGACTTGGATCAATTTTTATTACCTCTAGCTCATGAATCAACATTTGATAGTAATCATagcaccaagaaagaaaaaggtaatgtGGGAACTAATCATTTAAttgaattcaaaatttttttccaggaagaTGAAGTTTATCAAATAAAATCTAAGTAGGTATTCTATTACCCTACtagattttctttaattgaaaatactagacatcttgatttcagatgtTTACACATaattgagaaaaaacaaattacttCCAAGCTTAGGGGTTTGACTTAATTGTGAAAATGGCAACCTCTTGCTGAAATAAGTTCTTGGTGAGCTGAATGGCCATGATTAGGAAAGAACCACTGCAAATTATTTTCtacttgaaaatatatacatatgtagcaGCTAAGAAATAAGTTGTTCCTGAAATCCCAAATATTAAAGGAATAAAGTAGTCAGATTATTTAACATATTACTTCCCTAACACACATGcacattacaaaatatttgaagaagctCTAAGGACATTTAGATCTGTGCTAATACAGTAGTCACTATCACATGATCTATTTGGCTAGACTTCATTTGGCTAAGTCCAAATGAAGATGTGtcataagtgtaaaatacacaccagatttcaaagacttagtatgaaaagtagaaagcaaaatatctgaacatttttcaaattaatttaatgTTGAACTGATAAATACTGGATATATTAGGTTTAATAAAATCTGTTATTAAAGTTGATTTTACTTGcttcttttaactattttaatttgGTTACTAGAAAAATTAAGATTACATTTATGCCTCtttttataattctattgatCAGATCCCCAGGCCAAAAAGGTGAGTTGTAATTTGTATGCAGATACAGCACAGTCTGAAACTTGAGTTATATGAAATCCTAAAAATTAGGGGATGGCAGAGAACATGTTTAAGTGTTACATAGTCATTGAATATCCATTGCTTTATGAGGAGATACTCAGTGAAATTATAATTTTCACCTATCACTGACTGAGGCAGTGGGGGAGTGGGTCCCCATCTTGTCTCATCATATAGGTGTTCCATTAACTACACAGAATTTGAAGTTTCAACAACACATGTGAGTTACCCACCCTTCTACAGATACAAGTTCCTTCTTTCCTCAGCTaattttccctcctctccctcttcctgtcCAGGGATGGCCCTTCATTTATAGCATTTTCATTCTGGAAGTTGCCATGTTTCCCTCCCCTAACTTTTCAAACACTGTTGTCATTGTTATAGATTTTATGAAGAGCTTGAAAAATAACTGGCTAAAAGTATTCATCTTTGACTCTTTAACTACTCTGGCCAAATCAGTACATTAACCACTGTTGAGCAAGATCACATGCTAGTATTTAGAACAACCAGATTTTTTAAGAGATGTAATGATGAGGAAAAAGATAGGAAACTGCTGAAGAGATAAAAAGTGATAAGTACAATGGAAAGTGAGAAAGAATAGTTGAATGTTCTGGAAGCCACTGTCATCCAATGCTGGAATGTCAAGAGGAATTACAGCTGAATACAGGCtgtacaattctttttaaaaaaggttatgTAGGGTATTGTGTATAGAGTTCAAATTGTAAATGTTCAACAAGAGGACACCAGGTCTCATTCATACACAGGggttttcttttccatctatGTGTTCACTCTACTTTTTCaactatggaaaaaaatcaggTAAGATGGAGTTCAATTTGATAATCCCTGAAATTTAAAGGATGTATATATGGTCCTGGAGGAAGGATAATAAAATAAGAGGGATGCTTCCTGCCTTATTAATGGTCCTGACACATCCATGGGCTTTTGCTAGGTACAAAGAATAAATTCTTGTTCCAAATATAGGATGACAGTAAAGTCCCGAATTTCAGTTATAAAGTAATTCAAAGGGAGAGATTTTCCCTTCAGGATGCAAGCCTTGATATTTTGCAGAAACACTTGAAAGTATTTGTCAAATAGCTCGATGAGAGTAGCGTTTTgtggaatttgaaaaataaaacctagagAATTTGGATAATCCATGAACTATTTATTAACATGTGCAGCagacacctagaggggtgggataaggagggtgggagggagggtgacgcaagagggaagagatatgggaacatatgtatatgtataactgattcactttgttgtaaagcagaaactaactcaccattgtaaaacagttatactccaataaagatgttaaaaaaattaaaaaaaaaaaaacatgtgcaGCAGAAAACCTGAATATTGTATGCTGTTCTTCGTGAACAAAATGCTAATAgattaaaggtaaagaaaaagacatatcaaaaagggaaactttttttctgttttaaatcagGTGCTGGTTTTCAACACTCAgttcaagtactttttttttttaacaagatgaGGCCAATGGAAAGTTTCCAGGATGTTTGTTCTGACAGGCAATTATTTTTACCCTGCCACGTTTGTAGCCACAGAGAAAGATGCTGTCAGGCTGACTGACCGAAGGAGTTCTCCACAGTCAAGGAAACTAGAATTTTGATAAAAGACTAAATAATGAGGTGATAAATTGTCTATGGCACTTCAGAGGTAAAGCGTTACTTTCTCAAGAGTTATGTGTACTGATTGATTTCATGAAAAACCCTTTACCCTAGACAATAGAGGAGCTGAATGTCATACTTAATAATTAACtggaaaaagagaaactgaaataTTTGATTCCTAACAAATATACATTAATAATAGCTCAAAGTGACAAGCAGTGTACATTTCACACAAGAGGCTCACTTGTGATACATATGTATGGATTATGTTCACTCACAAGTTTATGTCAGACGTTAGCCAAATTGATTATAATATCAAATTAGAGAGGGAAAAAGGAGCATGCAGAACTAGTAGATTTGTCAGCAAGATTCAGAgtttatttactattttgtattttatatttcaacttTGTGAAAAAGGAAGGCAGTGAAGCATTTTCAAAACTACCTTTTCAGAAACTCTCAGACTACAGACATGCTGTCCTCAGAACAGCCATTAGTGGAGGAGAGAACGTCACACATCCCTCACCTGATGTGAAAAGCTACGCCTTTCCcatgtctttgtctttaattgtGCCTATGTGTTTTATATCTGTTAAAACTGGTATTCCCAACTACTAACAGCTCAGCTCTTGGAAGAATACCTCAATATTAGTCTGCTGTGCTTCAGCACAAGTTGTCACATGATATAGTGAAGTGAGAATGACCTTCGGGTCAGAAGCCCCTGATTTGAGCTCCTTGCTCCCCCATACACAGACCTGTGGCTTTGGGCATATCATCAAACCTTTCAGAGTCATGATTATTTTGTCTGCTAAATGGAGGGAGTGAGATATTGTATGGATTTGCCTTGCACAGAGCCAGACTGGGTGTTTAGTAACAGTATgggtcttttcctttcctctttgaaatCGATTGCTCTGTCTACCTGGTGGTTCACAGTAGGACATTTGCTATGTTGAAGGCATTAGGTACATCATGGATTTCAGAGCCTTCCATTTACTCATCAGTCAAGTGAGGATATTGAGAAAAGTGAGACAAACCATCTAGTCTAGTAGCTAGCATGTAGTAAATACTagtttgattttcattcttttcttaatttaaaaggaCTGTATTTGAGATTAATAGCTGACTATATTAGATTTAAGAAATATAACAATCTAATCTTTCCACTATTGGATTTGTTTTACCTAATGAGTTGCCATCactaaataacaaaataataataaaaaaaaaacttagaacagAAAATCTTGGTTCTCTGAATTCCAGTATGTCTCTGTTACATATTGATAAGATTATGCACAATGTCTTCCTATTTTAACTCCATTAGTAAGTTATTTCAGCCTGTAAAGTATTCTCAAAGTACAATCAGGGTTTATCATCCATTTATAAAGTTTCACTTATCCTGGTCCTGTTCTTCCTTTGTTCAGAAAGGAAGCTGATTAATGGAGAAAGGGAGGGACCCAGGAAGAGGGTGATGATGTCTGAACTGAAATCTGCTCTGATCTGAGAAACAAACATCTGAGTTGTTTTGTCTCCTTTGCTGCAGATGCTATTATTGCCAGTCAATGCATTGTGATGCACAAGGGCTAGTgtgaaatggaaatttctcttTTAGGAACCAGGAAATAAGTTACGAATAAAAGAATGCTCATCCAGTGAAAGGAGATGGTCTCTCTCTGGGCATCAGTGTTGACTGAATGCAGAGAACCTGGAAATTTATTCAGGAGTTTTTGGAAttctaaacaaaaaaaatcagtgaacatCATCAGGGTCCTCAAATTCTATCCAGAACTGAAACCAGGTAAGTGGTGGTCCCTCTGAATATTTTTTGCAGTTGAAATCTGATTGTTTCCAGAGTGGTACTCCTGAGTTACCATATTTTATTCAGGCAAGTTTTATGCATATTATCAGTCAAAAGTTAGAAGACGAAAACAGCATTGTCACAAGAATAATTTATCTCTGTATTTCTCATCAACTactgtctcttcctttctgaaTGTGGGTGTGTCCTGACCACTGATGGCTGAATATCCTCCTCTAttatctccttcctcctccttacAAAATGTGAATCCTGTTCAAGTGTTCAGCCTTTTCCATGTGCTCTGTGATTCTCAGGGAAGGTGATCCCACCTCCAGCTCAAAAGTGGTTACTAGTCCTAGACCAATTGTGATAATCCTGCCTGCCTATCCAATGATGGAACTCAGCTTTCAGCCAGACAGATCATGGTATTCTCCTGGTGACTGATACCAGATGAGATTTGACATATGACCTGAACTGGTGCAAACATACTAAATCTTGAGTTAATGTTATTCTATTTTTGGAGTAAAACCTTTTTCTTTGTCCTGCTGGGTCATCCGAGTGGATATTTTAGCCATCTTGAAACTTCGTGGGTAGGTTTATAGTACTTGAAAAGTCCAGAAACTATCACATCTTAAGAAAGCCAATGCATGGAGACAGGCAGAGCCAAGGAAACTGCAGAGAAGCTGGAGTCCTATTTTAACCATACTTGGAGACTCCCCTCTCTGAACTTCCTACTATGGGAGATACTAAATATAGTTTAAGCTAATTTGAGGTGGAGTTTCTATTACATGGAGCCCAAAGCGTTGTAtctgagaaagggaaaaaccgCTTCTATCTTAAGCTCCTGAGAAGGCCCTCatgagtttaatccatttatatttttccaaatgccAGATACTAGGTGGAATGGATTTGGGCACGTAATCAAGTCCAGCCCATTATGGTCAAAGAGCTTCAGTCTGCAAACTGAAAATTTGGGGGAACTGAACTTTCTTTCGATTCCTCACTGGATATGAATAAGAATGAACCAAGCTCTGGTGTCTACACTATACCAATgattcccctttttttcttatgCCATTTTAGATTGAATTTTCTGTTCCTTGCAACTGAAAGCATCTTACATGCAAGTTAAGCCTCTAAAACATATTAGTTTTGATATATTTCTGGTTGAGTTTTCACTTTTTGAGCCTGTGATCGACAGTCTAATGATGGTAGTCACTTTTCAAAAAGTTTGCAGGATTTGAAAAGGCCAGAAGTccattccttaaaaataaataaatcttcaatCAGGAAAGTAAACCAGTGTGAAGAAATGGGCAACATATCTTTTCGCTTTTAAAATTTACAGCCAGTGAAGAACCTCTCCTAGAGTTCCTTCCTTTACTCAATTCAAGCAGAGAGCATAGCAGATTGGTTTCCAAGAGGCACTTTGTTTTCCAAGAGGCCATGAGACAATCTGGAGAAAGTAAGAGATCATCTTGGTCATAACCACTGTGCTGTGTTTTCACTTGTCTCAGGCCAAGCACAAATAGTCCATGTTCTACGTTAGGAAAATAACAAAAGTTGATACCTGTAAAAACTTCTATTTGTATAATAACacgacatattttttaaaatagttacacTGATATTAATGCTGGATTTTTCAAATAGTCCTGCTGGGAAGTTATTTACATTTCTATGGTTCAGAagtatttttggaatttttttttaaactctgctATAacatttgacatttcttttttgataattGTCCAAGATAACAAATTTCCTGTTGAATGTAGAACTGACTTATTCATCAGTACTGATGACTAAGGGGGACAAATTAGCTGAGTGGTTAAATTGGGCAATACAGTTTTTGATGAAAAAATTGAGGTTAAGAAAAACTTATGTAATCAAACAATTGCAGAATATGTTCCATCTGATTTGAGTGGGACCACGAAAAATACTTGCTattgtcaactacaaattggcacttgccattggcgcttgccatctacctctacaaggattaaatcacatgcttctgcagctgctgactttcgacaccccctgaaaggagttcagggtggagaacagagatgaggcactctgtgctctgggaaaaactggcagaacaggtcttcagatagttagaaaTTTTCAGAAGCCCATTTTATGAGCCCAGTTCTTGTAtttcctcatatctagaaaagcacttaAATCCTTCATTgtgacatctgctccttgtgactagcagaaaccttctgcaaaaaatatgtgcttgatttcGTGTATTCCCCCTTCACCagaatcacatatatactgaccttccccccctacctctttggagcagtttctcagagctatctgagatgctgtctccagggctatagtcctcattttgccccaaataaaacttaagtcacaactctcatgttgtgcatatttttttaagtctacactaccatcttcagaaaaatataaaaatgtttaataaatcaaCAAACATTTTCCTGGAAGAATACTAGACCACTGGGAGAAATGCATTCTTATGGTTATGAAAGCTCTTTCCTCTTtaagaatattctttaaaaatgaaaatattcctgAGTGGTAGAATTGCAGAATAAACTAATAATCAAAAATAACTTGGTGAGGAAAGTGGGAACTGGAAgagatatattaaataaatgattgttgaaaGGAAAGGAGTGGTgtctatctgaaaaaaaaagtctgtatctAATCTGAAATCTTGCCTAGGCCTTACCTATGGggcaggaaaagaatggatactATGTGATACCTCCACATAACAAAAGTAGGTAATGGGAAGAAAGGCAGTCCCAGGTCACTACAAATGATAGAATTTACTGTATCTCACTTTCATCAATTCAAAATCTCCCTCTACTCTCAACCTTCTCACATTCAGAAAAACTTTACGGCTTCCTTTTTGTTGGTGAAGACACTTAGACCTTTATGATTTAATACACCACAGGTAGTTTTAGACTTCAGTCTCAAGGATACTGCTCATTTTCTATGGCACAAAGGGAACAAaaagtgacttttttctttaaaagataagaacTTTAAGTACATTTAACACATCTCCCAGCATTTTTATATCAAAGATTTGTCATGTCTGTTTCTGAAAGGGATTGAGATGATTTAGAGATTAAAGTATACAGGGAAAGAGGCATTTAAGTCTAAAACAAACTAAATCCcgtttcaaataaacaaaacgCACGTTAGTGGAGCAGATCTCAACTAAGGTGCTCAAAAGCACTTTGGGGCAGTGAAGTAATGGTCTCCAAGCTCTGCAGCATCTACTGCAAATAAGGGAAGTGTAACGGGCtaaacagcttttattttctgACAATATAAAGTGAGTTCATTCATCTctagaaatacatttttgcttAGACTGAAACCCCAGCTTAAATTTACAGTGAAAACCCTGGTTTACAAATGGAGGAACTTTTGCTGGAAAATGCCTAGGCAAGAGAAGGTGGCTTCCTGGGGGCAAGTGGATACTTTCATCAAGTAAAATCAACTGTATCAGGAGTAACAGGACTTGGACACTTGTAAAAATACAGAGTAACTATTGCAACTCAATACTAAAAAGACACAGAACTGAATTTAAAATGAGTGAAAGGATCTGAAtagaatttctccaaagaagatatgaaaagatgctcaacattattagccatcagggaaatgcaaaccaaaaccccCATGAGATAACACTTTACATACACTGGGGtggctataataaaataaaataaaaaaacagataataacaagtgttggacaggatgtggagaaattggaactctcatacaagGCCTGTAGGAATGTGAATAGTACAgtggctttggaaaacagtctggcagttcctctaATAGATAAACTTAGAGTTACCATGTTATCCGGTAATTCCAATGCTAGATATTTAcccatgagaaatgaaaagatatgtccacataaaaacttgcaaacaaatgtccacagcagcattattcatactaACCTAAGATGGAAACGACCCAATATTTGGgtgatgaatggatagaaaaaaaatgatatattcatacaatggaatattgttcaacaataaaaataaatgaagtacatgtgacaacatggatgaaccttttGTTAAGCAAAAGAAGCTGGTCACTAAGgatcatatattgtatgattcaattAATACGAAAtttccagaatagacaaatctataaaCACAGAAAGTGTATTGGTGGTTGCCTAGGGGTCAGTGAGTTATTGggtagtatgtgaattatatcttaataaagctgttaaactAAAACACAGAGGAAGGCTTCAGGGTATGGGCTCACAATGCCACAGATAAAATaatcttagaatttttaaaaccaatttatttcttcttactAATAACTTTCTTTAATTCCCTGCTCTACAGTAGGATTTTATATTTGATCCTTTAGCAGCAAAGTTGATAAAAAGATAATGTTTTTGAACAAGTGGATGTGCATAAGGTATAAGTGGTTTCCACAGTGTCCTACACAGTCAGCAACAGATGTGTGAAGAGAATCCTCGTCCTTCAACCTAAGACTCGGTCTCT from Physeter macrocephalus isolate SW-GA chromosome 2, ASM283717v5, whole genome shotgun sequence encodes the following:
- the LOC102975023 gene encoding gamma-crystallin F-like, whose product is MGKITFYEDRGFQGRHYECSSDHSNLQPCFSRCNSIRVDSGCWMLYEQPNYSGCQYFLRRGDYPDYQQWMGLNDSVRSCRLIPHTSSHRLRIYEREDYRGQMVELTEDCSSLRDRFHFNEVRSLHVLEGWWVLYEMPNYRGRQYLLRPGDYRHYHDWGALDARVGSLRTAVDFY